Genomic DNA from Triticum dicoccoides isolate Atlit2015 ecotype Zavitan chromosome 4B, WEW_v2.0, whole genome shotgun sequence:
TATGCAACAATTTAAGTTTTCGATATAAGTGAAATTTATGTTTTGAATTGAGTGAAATCTGTTTTTTGGAACCAGTGAAATTAGAACTAGTTCAAGTGTATCCAGAATTGATCTGGTTCTGAAGATCTTCTCGCTATGAATtcaaatatatactccctccgttccaaaatgtaagtctttgtagagattccactacaaaccgcatacggatgtatatagatgcattttaagtttagattcattccttttgttccatatgtagtccacctagtagaATCTNNNNNNNNNNNNNNNNNNNNNNNNNNNNNNNNNNNNNNNNNNNNNNNNNNNNNNNNNNNNNNNNNNNNNNNNNNNNNNNNNNNNNNNNNNNNNNNNNNNNNNNNNNNNNNNNNNNNNNNNNNNNNNNNNNNNNNNNNNNNNNNNNNNNNNNNNNNNNNNNNNNNNNNNNNNNNNNNNNNNNNNNNNNNNNNNNNNNNNNNNNNNNNNNNNNNNNNNNNNNNNNNNNNNNNNNNNNNNNNNNNNNNNNNNNNNNNNNNNNNNNNNNNNNNNNNNNNNNNNNNNNNNNNNNNNNNNNNNNNNNNNNNNNNNNNNNNNNNNNNNNNNNNNNNNNNNNNNNNNNNNNNNNNNNNNNNNNNNNNNNNNNNNNNNNNNNNNNNNNNNNNNNNNNNNNNNNNNNNNNNNNNNNNNNNNNNNNNNNNNNNNNNNNNNNNNNNNNNNNNNNNNNNNNNNNNNNNNNNNNNNNNNNNNNNNNNNNNNNNNNNNNNNNNNNNNNNNNNNNNNNNNNNNNNNNNNNNNNNNNNNNNNNNNNNNNNNNNNNNNNNNNNNNNNNNNNNNNNNNNNNNNNNNNNNNNNNNNNNNNNNNNNNNNNNNNNNNNNNNNNNNNNNNNNNNNNNNNNNNNNNNNNNNCGGTCTTCTCTCAATCCTTTCTCTCTCCTCCCATAAAGCTGACAAGGAGAAGCCCACATGTATTTCAATTCATCTCTCTGATGCACAAAACAAGGGCCCAAATCACTCCAATGGTGGATGCTCCATTGGTGCTACCGGTAGAAAAACTTTTTCGACCGCGTCTTTGCCTCTGATGGCCATTGCCGTCATATCTAATGTGGTGTTCTAATCATTAGATCAATATCCTAGTATTTCTGTTAAGGCTTAAGACAAGTTATCCTAACACTTCAAAACATGATTAACTAACAAGCTATCCAAACTCTTAACAACCTCTAGTCACGTTGGTTACATGTCGCCTTCGCGAGGACCTGTGTCTTAAAGGGTTTGTGTAGGCCCGTAGCTAGGAAAATATATCGGCGAATGAGTTTGTTAGGGTTGAGTTTTTTTTTTCTTGAAAGGTTGTTAGAGTTGAGCTAGACCCGTTCCATGCCGCGCATCAACAGCTTTTCTGTATAGGAGCAGCACTGAGCCAATCGATACCCTTGAAAAATCAAGCTGCCCACGTATGAAATGTAGTGATTGCGCGGCGGATTGATGATGATATGACCTGCGCGTACTGTGCTAGCGCTCGCTTGGCACTATAATTGGCACTAACAAACGCACCAAAAATATCCATGTACACTCGCCGAGTTGGCTATACGATCGAGCAGCATGAACCCGTCCatcgtcaccgtcgccgccgccctcgtcgccatGGTGCGGGTCGGGCCGGAGGAGCTGGCCAGCCGGCTCTCCGAGGTCCGGCCGGTGCACCTCTTCTTGGCCTGCTTCCTTCCGGCCGCGGCGACCGTCGTGTACCTCATGCTGCGTCCCCGCGCGGTGTACCTCGTCGACTACGCTGGCTTCCGCACCCCGCACACCTGCCGCATCCCCTTCGCCAGCTTCCTGGAGCACGCCAAGCTGGTGCCCCAGCTAAACGAGCGCAGCATCCGGTTCATGACGCGGCTGCTGGAGCGCTCCGGGCTCGGGGAGGAGACCTGCCTGCCGCCGGCGCACCACTACATCGGCACGCACAAGTACTGCACCGTCGACGCCGCCCGCGCCGAGTTCGAGCTCGTCGCCTTCTCGGCCATCGACGACCTGCTCGCCAAGACCGGCATCGCCCCCGGGGCCATCGACATACTCATCGTCAACTGCAGCCTGTTCTGCCCCACGCCGTCCCTGGTCGACATGATCGTGAACAAGTACAAGCTGCGGAGCGACATCCGCAGCATGCACCTCTCCGGCATGGGGTGCAGCGCGGGGCTCACCGCCGTGGGGCTCGCGAGGAACCTGCTGCAGGTGGCCCCCCACAGCGCGCACGCGCTCGTGGTCTCCACGGAGACCATCACGCCCAACTACTACCTCGGCACCGAGCGCGCAATGCTCCTGCCCAACTGCCTCTTCCGCATCGGCGGGGCGGCCGCGCTGCTGTCGACGTCCCCGGCGAAGGCCCGGTTCCGCCTGAAGCACCTCATCCGCACGCTCACCGGCGCACAGGACAACGCGTACCGGTGCGTGTTccaggaggaggacggggagggtCACCGGGGGATCAACCTCAGCAAGGACCTGATGAACATCGCTGGCGACGCGCTCAAGGCCAACATCACCGCGATGGGGCCGCTCGTCCTGCCGGCCAGCGAGCAGCTCAAGTTCGCCTTCTCCTTCGTCGCGCGGAAGGTGATCAACAGGCGGGTGAAGCCGTACATCCCCGACTTCCGCACGGCGTTCGAGCATTTCTGCATCCACGCCGGCGGGCGCGCAATCATCGACGAGCTGCAGAAGAACCTCGGGTTGTCCGACGAGCAGGTGGAGGCGTCGCGGATGACGCTGCACAAGTTTGGGAACACGTCGAGCAGCTCGCTGTGGTACGAGCTGGGGTACATCGAGGCCAAGGGCCGCATGCGCAAGGGCGACCGCGTGTGGATGATCGGCTTCGGGTCCGGGTTCAAGTGCAACGGCGCGGCGTGGGAGTGCATCCAGCCCGCGCGCAACACCGATGGGCCGTGGGCGACGTCCATCCACAGATACCCGGTGGACATTCCCGACGTGCTCAGCCATTAACCCACCACCGTTGGCCATCGAGAGGATTACAGTTCGTCATGCTCGTGTTTCCTCAAGTAATCTGTTTACTCCATTAACCGTTTGCAGCCCGAAGGATTACTATTCATCATGTTCACGTTGTGTCAAATAATATACAGCATGCTATTGCTCTTTGAAAAAAAATGACCTATTAATGTTTCTGTTTAGTATTTTGTTCAATGAACAATGCTTTAATATTTATTGTCAAGTACTACTAACTTGTTTGTAAAAATAATAATTTCATAGTTGTATTGGTTATTAGTTTAAAACTAATCTCATTCGATAAACAATAATGATCCACCTACGAAACTGTTACGAATAACCTACGTAACGTTCCTTCTAATCCTCTCGCCCCCCCTGATTTCAACGGGGGTGGGTCCCTCCTTCCCTCCAATCTCCAATGAAAAAACGCCAACTGGGCAATCCCTTCATAAACCTACGTAACTttgcgtggatgtagcattgctcttcaATAAATATCGCAGGACGCACATATGAATGTACACTAGCTACGTATTGGTTGATGGGCACATGACATCATTAAACTGATAACAGTACAAATGCATGCTAGAACACTTGGGGTTGGGTCGACATGGTTTGAGACCCCGCGAGAACGATCTATTCCTACATGCCATTGCCATCAATTGATCCCATCAATTGAGCCCCGTGAAAACAATCTATTACATTATTGTTCTTCTCTATAATTGCCTAATTAGATGTCACGAAATGCTACTCTTGTAGTACTAAAAAATTATAAATGTGTTTTTTGGCTATCTTGTGAAGCATCATGCGCGTCATGGTCGATCAATATAGAGACTTGCCCCTACATGATTGTGGAAGAGAAGTTTTGACCTCTCGGGTAGTCGGATTATGAAAATAAATGGTCATGCTACTCACGGTTTTTTAGTTTACGTAGAAGGGATCTCAAGCCGCATGGAGAAATGGTGGTCAAACTATAAATAGACAAGAATGACATGCACTCATAGTTTGAGTTCGACCCATATTAGGAGACAAATAGGATGCAAGTACTGCGAATATTCATTCAATTTAGTCTGCATATATTATCACACGCCTTGCAAAAAGCCACCACAAACTAGTAATCGGGTTAGAGCATTTACAGTCGGACTTGGCAAATCTGACCCCTCAAACGCCTGTATCCATATTAAATCACATCGTTCACATCTGTGTATCTCATATCCGAACCCCTGTATCCATATTAAATCATGCAACGTCGATCAACTACGTAGATCAAGTGACCAGACATAGAATCAGACATAGGACAACACAATAGTTCACCAAAAGATCATGAACAGCTGTTGGCTGTTCATAGGTCCACCAAAGTTCACATAAACGACAGAAAAATTTATACTACATCTAAAACTTGAAATGAAATTGAACTTCACCACTTCCGGGCCGGCACTTTCCCCCTTCTGGCCGCCGGCGTAGCTGTAGCCGTTGGCAGCTCGTGGAGGATCATCCGATTCGTCGGGCGAGGAGCCGTCGtcgtcggacgaggaggaggagacgaTGACGATGCCCTTGAGGCGCTAGACGACCCGGTCCTGCTGGCGCTTGAGTTTGGCCAGCCGAGCCGCCGCCTCTGCCTTCTGCTTCGCCTAACTCAAGGACATGGGCCTGGAGCAGAGAGTGAAGCAGAGAAAATGACACAACTAAACCCACAAAGCTTAAAACTAGAGGAGCGGACCGAATCAACAGGACGTCAAACATTTCCAAATCCAACACCCAATTGAAATTCTGATTAACCTCTAACGCAAAAACTCATTATATAGAAACACCTATATTTAGCGAGAGGGACGATAGAATTATGGTCCTAAGTTTGGAAGCTATATCTAGCCACCACACCTCTAGCTACCTCGCCCAAACCACAGCTCAACATTCTTCGTTTATAATTAATTCAGTGGTTCTTGCATATGAGGTCCAATTTTACTCTATTTTTACCACGTTTCCAGCGCCGGAATTCTAGTTACCTGAACTAGAAAAAAGAACTATTTAATTGACCTATATGTACGTAAGGAAGGGTTAATACGAACTAGTAGTTGCTCAACATGGTGCATGCCAATATGCAAGTTCGTCGGCGTGTTTGTTGTTGCAAAAGGCATGAATGATTGCTTACATACAAGCTGAGCGTGATCCCTGTCCGTCTCACTCGTTGCTCGACATGGACATTGCCGAAAATAATAACTACCTTCGCTCTCGTCCTAATGAACGTTCAAAACTTTCATAATGGAATGCAGTACACCTAGGCCAATTTGGAGCCTATAGCCTATATGTCACACACACGGGAATTAGGTTGCGGTTTACGGTTGGAAGTCGGAGACCTTCAAGGCCGTCAAGCCCTTGATTAATTGGCCATGCGTAGCCGCcgggtgccggtggttgtcccgtACAGGACAccagctgccggacagtgcccctgGGCTTATCAACCTTACATGCCCATGTGGCAAGCCACTCTCACTGTGATCAATGCCTTGACGACGGACGTGGCAAAGATGTCGTTGACGTACGTCAAATGATTTGCTAGCCGGGCAATCAAGCGCTATTCCCGGCCGCATCACGTACCGACTCAAATGACATTAATGCACAAGTTGGCGAGTGAAGGCAACACCACCTTTAGCCATCTTTGCTTTATGTTTATATATATTAGCACAAATGCTTGTGCATTTCAACGGGAGAAAATACCAGTTTTTATGAATCACGATTTGCCAGGTCAAGGAACTATGTTAAGGGACAACGGTCGCTTATGACAAGAAAAGATGCATAATTTGAGGATCACCACCTAGAGCTTAGGACATGGTGTATGATTCGAAGTAAATTGATCTGACTGACAATATTTTTTCTAggaaaaactttcgatctatttaTCAAATATCATGACGATATAAAGAGCATTAGAAGTATCAAAAACTACATCTATGTCGTGCATTAAAACATGATAAAAATTAACCGTACTCCGACACTTCTAATCCAATTATCATTGTTTCTAAAAGAAGTATAGTCAAATGCCCCTAGCATATGATGAAAAAATGTTCTTTCAAGCCGACCATCTTTACAAAACATATAACGAAATTACATATTTTTTCTGGGGGGAAATATATGTATTGTTCAACTTGCGGCCCATGCTTCGCTAATGAGTAACACCATAATGCTTTTGAAAAAAAACCCAGAAAACCAGCTTACAGTAGAGTATTTTAATGCGCAACGTGCATGTTATAACACCCCAAGGTCCGGCTCTCTCCCAATATTATGCCCTTTTCAAATCTTCCTTATTATGCCCAACGTGCATGTTGAGGCAGGCTTGCACTGCTTtccttttttttgagcatcagtacagacgcaatgaaagatcgtggatgtcgcctagaggggaggtgaataggcgttttaaaataattacggtttaggcttgaataaATGCGGAATaatcctagcggttaatttgtcaagcacaaaacctacaacaactaggctcacctatgtgcaccaacaacttatgctaagcaacataaactactaggtgatagcaagatatatgacaagaaacaatatggctatcacaaagtaaagtgcataagtaaagggctcgggtaagagataaccgaggcacgcggagacgacgatgtatcccaaagttcacacccttgcggatgctaatctccatttggagcggtgtggaggcacaatgctccccaagaagccactagggccaccgtaatctcctcacgccctcgcacaatgcaagatgtcgtgaatccactaagggacccttgagggcggtcaccgaacccgtacaaatggcaacccttgggggcagtcaccgaacccgtacactttggcaacccttggggcggtcaccggtacccgtcaaattgctcggggcgatctccacaacctaattggagaccccgacgcttgcccggagctttacaccacaatgattgagctccgaacaccatcaaccgtctagggcgcccaagcacccaagaggaacaagctcaaaggtaccaagcacccaagagtataagcttctcaacttgtaacttccacgtatcaccgtggagaattcaaaccgatgcaccaaatgcaatggcaagggcacacggagtgtccaagtccttctctctcaagtcccaccgaagcaactaatgctagggaggaaaatgagaggaagaacaagaaggagaacaccaagaactccgagatcaagatccaaggggttcccctcacatagaggagaaagtgattggtggaaatgtggatctagatctcctctcttttttccctcaaaaactagcaagaatccatggagggattgagagttagcgagctcgaagaaggtcaacaatgggggaagaacacgagctctcaggatgaggttcattggggaagaagacccccttttatagaagggggaaaatccaaccgttatgtgctcagcccgcacacgagcggtactaccgctccatgagcagtactaccgctcgggcggaagaagcagggaaaaggagcagcaaaacatgaaccttggggcggtagtactgcttataagcggtactacc
This window encodes:
- the LOC119291468 gene encoding 3-ketoacyl-CoA synthase 6-like codes for the protein MNPSIVTVAAALVAMVRVGPEELASRLSEVRPVHLFLACFLPAAATVVYLMLRPRAVYLVDYAGFRTPHTCRIPFASFLEHAKLVPQLNERSIRFMTRLLERSGLGEETCLPPAHHYIGTHKYCTVDAARAEFELVAFSAIDDLLAKTGIAPGAIDILIVNCSLFCPTPSLVDMIVNKYKLRSDIRSMHLSGMGCSAGLTAVGLARNLLQVAPHSAHALVVSTETITPNYYLGTERAMLLPNCLFRIGGAAALLSTSPAKARFRLKHLIRTLTGAQDNAYRCVFQEEDGEGHRGINLSKDLMNIAGDALKANITAMGPLVLPASEQLKFAFSFVARKVINRRVKPYIPDFRTAFEHFCIHAGGRAIIDELQKNLGLSDEQVEASRMTLHKFGNTSSSSLWYELGYIEAKGRMRKGDRVWMIGFGSGFKCNGAAWECIQPARNTDGPWATSIHRYPVDIPDVLSH